In the genome of Bremerella sp. JC817, one region contains:
- a CDS encoding YkgJ family cysteine cluster protein encodes MLDTKVRREDLEPGQVLCEFCTAKCCRYFALPIDTPTEFSDFEFIRWYLLHDRASVFLDDDTWYLLVHTTCKHLRDDHKCGIYETRPQICRDYTTDACEYDDDWCYEKYFETPEQIWEYAQAIMPKRPGQSIRSPQPPALPILS; translated from the coding sequence ATGCTAGACACCAAGGTACGTCGAGAAGATCTCGAGCCCGGTCAGGTGCTGTGCGAATTTTGCACGGCCAAGTGTTGTCGCTACTTTGCGCTGCCGATCGATACCCCTACCGAGTTCTCGGACTTCGAGTTCATTCGGTGGTACCTGCTGCACGATCGAGCCTCGGTATTTCTGGACGACGATACCTGGTACTTGCTGGTGCACACCACCTGCAAGCACTTGCGGGATGATCATAAGTGCGGGATCTATGAGACCCGTCCGCAGATCTGCCGCGACTACACCACCGACGCTTGCGAGTACGACGACGATTGGTGCTACGAGAAGTACTTTGAAACGCCCGAACAGATTTGGGAGTACGCCCAGGCCATCATGCCGAAGCGGCCAGGCCAAAGCATTCGTAGCCCGCAACCACCGGCGCTGCCGATTCTTTCGTAG
- a CDS encoding formyltransferase family protein: protein MLVVITAVGPDNVGLADPIIHYVTGLGANIAEIQMYDHDEEAVFAMFLRIHIDADLYPSLRTALTEIGRLKKLAIRVWSADVRRDRPRIAICTTFRPEPATAVLKAIESGDIRAEAAVMIGNRDTCQALAKQYGVDWHNIGGEKGEADDDRLIEILDEYEIDYVLLARYMRVLPATSCWKYAGGRIINLHHGLLPSFPGIRPYHDANQARMLTYGATCHFIVPELDAGNQIIYQETFSVEPGTKIDEIVRIGQEENEPKCLVEGLRRVVDGEVELHFHRIVPRRS, encoded by the coding sequence ATGCTCGTTGTGATTACCGCGGTTGGACCCGACAACGTTGGTCTGGCAGATCCGATTATTCACTATGTGACGGGTTTGGGAGCCAATATCGCCGAGATCCAGATGTACGACCATGACGAAGAAGCGGTCTTCGCCATGTTTCTGCGGATTCATATCGATGCCGATTTGTACCCTTCGCTGCGGACCGCACTGACCGAGATCGGTCGTCTGAAAAAGCTGGCAATTCGCGTCTGGTCGGCGGACGTTCGTCGCGATCGACCTCGCATTGCTATCTGTACCACCTTTCGACCGGAACCAGCTACGGCCGTGTTGAAGGCGATCGAGTCGGGCGATATCCGGGCCGAAGCGGCCGTGATGATTGGCAACCGCGATACCTGCCAGGCGCTGGCCAAGCAGTATGGTGTCGACTGGCACAACATCGGCGGCGAAAAGGGAGAAGCGGACGACGACCGGTTGATCGAGATCCTCGACGAGTACGAGATCGACTACGTCCTGCTGGCCCGTTACATGCGAGTTCTGCCAGCCACCAGTTGCTGGAAATATGCGGGCGGACGCATCATCAATCTGCATCATGGGCTGCTGCCCAGCTTTCCAGGCATTCGTCCCTATCACGATGCCAACCAGGCCCGCATGCTGACCTACGGGGCAACCTGTCACTTTATCGTCCCTGAGCTGGATGCCGGCAATCAGATCATTTATCAAGAGACCTTCTCGGTCGAGCCAGGCACGAAAATCGACGAGATTGTGCGAATTGGCCAGGAAGAGAATGAGCCGAAGTGCCTGGTCGAAGGGCTGCGTCGCGTCGTCGATGGCGAGGTCGAATTGCACTTCCATCGGATCGTTCCTCGCCGCAGCTAA
- the hisS gene encoding histidine--tRNA ligase, with product MIQPRTLRGFRDYLPDAMMPREELINTARRVYRSYGFAPIDTPTLEYAEILLGKGSDETDRQMYRFEDHGNRDVGMRFDLTVPLARFAAQHIGVLGTPFKRYHIATVYRGENTQRGRYREFMQCDFDTIGTKSMVADIETALVIHDLMTAIGFDSFTVRVNNRQVLSGLLEKLDLVDKSTEILRALDKLAKIGPEKVAEEMQQAAGASAEQAAQVLKLAEIGGSTDEILSALDSLVSGSEKGEIGVGQLRELTQAAAAAGVPAERLQIDVSIARGLDYYTGTIFETFLGELPSIGSVCSGGRYNDLASLYTNQELPGIGASLGLDRLLAAMEELGKLEQRTTPAEVFLAYFDENSLQQYLKIAALLRNAGFNVELYPEAKKIGQQLKYADRRGFKVAIVAGDRELAENSCQLKDLKTGDSKTVSLAGGAEELIAAIPEILRGTA from the coding sequence CTGATCCAGCCCCGTACACTCCGTGGCTTTCGCGATTATCTGCCCGATGCGATGATGCCGCGCGAAGAGCTGATCAACACGGCTCGCCGGGTTTATCGTTCGTACGGCTTCGCTCCGATCGACACGCCAACGCTGGAATATGCCGAGATCTTGTTGGGCAAAGGGAGCGACGAAACCGATCGGCAGATGTACCGCTTCGAGGACCATGGCAACCGCGATGTCGGGATGCGGTTCGACCTGACGGTCCCGCTGGCCCGCTTCGCTGCGCAGCACATCGGCGTGCTGGGAACCCCTTTCAAGCGATACCACATCGCCACGGTCTATCGCGGCGAGAACACGCAGCGTGGTCGTTACCGCGAGTTCATGCAGTGCGATTTCGATACGATCGGAACCAAGAGCATGGTGGCCGATATCGAAACGGCCCTGGTCATTCACGACCTGATGACCGCCATCGGCTTCGATTCGTTCACCGTCCGGGTCAACAATCGTCAGGTCCTTTCCGGTCTGCTCGAGAAGCTCGACCTGGTCGACAAGTCGACCGAGATCCTGCGGGCACTCGACAAGCTGGCCAAGATCGGTCCGGAAAAGGTCGCCGAAGAAATGCAGCAAGCGGCGGGTGCCTCGGCCGAGCAAGCAGCCCAAGTGTTGAAGCTGGCCGAAATTGGCGGTTCGACCGACGAGATCCTTTCGGCCCTCGATAGCCTCGTTTCCGGGAGCGAAAAGGGTGAGATCGGCGTTGGGCAACTGCGCGAACTGACTCAGGCGGCCGCCGCGGCAGGGGTTCCGGCCGAGCGTTTGCAGATTGATGTCTCGATCGCGCGTGGCTTGGATTATTACACCGGCACGATCTTCGAGACCTTTCTGGGCGAACTGCCAAGCATCGGTAGTGTTTGCAGCGGCGGTCGCTACAACGACCTAGCCAGCTTGTACACCAACCAGGAGTTGCCAGGGATCGGGGCTTCGCTGGGGCTCGATCGATTGCTGGCAGCCATGGAAGAACTCGGCAAGCTGGAACAACGCACCACGCCGGCCGAAGTGTTCCTGGCTTACTTCGACGAGAACAGCCTGCAGCAGTATCTGAAAATCGCCGCCCTGCTCCGCAACGCCGGCTTCAATGTCGAGTTGTATCCGGAGGCCAAGAAGATCGGTCAGCAGCTCAAGTACGCTGATCGCCGCGGCTTCAAAGTGGCGATCGTCGCTGGTGACCGTGAGTTAGCCGAGAACAGTTGCCAACTGAAGGATCTGAAGACCGGCGATTCGAAAACCGTCAGTCTCGCGGGGGGTGCGGAAGAACTAATCGCAGCTATTCCGGAAATTCTGCGGGGCACCGCATAA